One region of Terricaulis silvestris genomic DNA includes:
- the trhA gene encoding PAQR family membrane homeostasis protein TrhA: MALSDLLTADEHELAEHYPNRVEHAADGIVHAVGILAALVGGGLLVAVALVNRGVPMATAGAIYAMCLMAMLAASAVYNLTRPSRYRRVLRRIDEAAIFLMIAGSYTPFTIQLLPPQFAVSVTVAIWIAALAGAAGKVLWTKLSDRAWSLIYLAFGWLAVLVLGPVVPTLPPLAIAMLVVAGVTYSGGVLLYLNHAIPFRRALWHACVIIGAAGHYGAVLYGLVL, from the coding sequence ATGGCACTATCGGACCTATTGACCGCAGACGAGCATGAGCTCGCAGAGCACTACCCGAACCGGGTAGAGCACGCGGCCGATGGCATAGTGCACGCAGTCGGCATTCTCGCGGCCCTGGTGGGCGGCGGACTTCTGGTAGCAGTGGCCTTGGTAAACCGCGGCGTGCCGATGGCGACCGCGGGCGCGATTTACGCGATGTGCCTGATGGCGATGCTCGCCGCCTCCGCCGTCTATAACCTTACCCGCCCTTCCCGCTATCGCCGGGTTCTGCGCCGGATCGATGAAGCCGCGATCTTCCTGATGATCGCCGGCTCCTACACGCCGTTCACAATCCAGCTGCTGCCGCCGCAATTTGCCGTTAGCGTCACCGTGGCGATCTGGATCGCCGCGCTCGCCGGCGCCGCCGGCAAGGTGTTGTGGACCAAGCTCTCGGACCGCGCCTGGAGCCTGATCTATCTCGCGTTCGGCTGGTTGGCCGTGCTGGTGCTTGGCCCGGTTGTGCCGACGCTGCCGCCGCTGGCGATCGCTATGCTGGTCGTCGCAGGCGTCACATATTCGGGCGGCGTGCTGCTCTACCTGAACCACGCCATACCGTTCCGCCGCGCGCTCTGGCACGCCTGCGTGATCATAGGCGCCGCGGGGCATTACGGCGCCGTGCTCTACGGCCTCGTGCTCTAG
- a CDS encoding DUF1579 domain-containing protein → MSEPSPTRRDALVAALAASAALSLPAIAQTGDHTVSDPSLEQHRHDWDWLVGAWNVRHRRLKERLTGNTEWDEFNGTSRMWQTVNGFGTVDDDWLDIPGGAYRAMAVRGFDTQTRQWSIWWFDERYPQSLGEPVRGGFRDGVGEFIGDDTLRGQPIKARFRWTEITATSARWEQAFSPDNGATWEVNWWMAFTRA, encoded by the coding sequence TTGTCCGAACCGTCACCCACCCGCCGCGATGCGCTCGTTGCGGCGCTTGCAGCCAGCGCCGCGCTTTCCCTTCCCGCCATCGCACAAACTGGAGATCACACCGTGTCCGACCCGAGCCTCGAACAACATCGTCACGATTGGGATTGGCTTGTTGGCGCCTGGAATGTGCGACATCGCCGCTTGAAAGAGCGGCTGACGGGTAACACGGAATGGGACGAGTTCAACGGCACCAGCCGGATGTGGCAGACCGTGAACGGCTTCGGCACCGTCGATGACGATTGGCTCGACATCCCGGGCGGCGCCTATCGCGCCATGGCCGTGCGTGGGTTCGATACGCAAACACGGCAATGGTCGATCTGGTGGTTCGACGAACGCTATCCGCAAAGCCTAGGCGAGCCGGTGCGCGGCGGCTTTCGCGACGGCGTCGGCGAATTCATCGGCGACGACACGCTGCGCGGTCAGCCGATCAAAGCGCGCTTCCGCTGGACCGAGATCACCGCGACCAGCGCGCGCTGGGAGCAAGCGTTCTCGCCTGACAATGGCGCGACTTGGGAAGTGAACTGGTGGATGGCGTTTACGCGGGCTTAA
- a CDS encoding argininosuccinate synthase — protein sequence MTKSGVKKVVLAYSGGLDTSIILKWLEDTYGCEIVTFTADLGQGEELAPAREKALKMGVKPDNIFIDDLREEFVRDFVFPMFRANTLYEGQYLLGTSIARPLIAKRQIEIANMVGADAVCHGATGKGNDQVRFEVSYYALKPDVKVIAPWREWEFEGRPDLIAYAKKHGIQIAQGKEQAAPFSIDANLLHTSSEGLALEDPDVEVPDIVSKRGDRRTITPEEAPDQAETVTLSFERGDLVAINGKPMKAHELLAELNRLGSKHGIGGLDLVENRYVGMKSRGYYETPGGTILWYGHRAIEQITLDRGAAHLKDELMPRYASLIYNGFWWTPERVMLQAAIDASQGSVAGDVKLKLYKGGVRTIGRSSPYSLYSKALVGFDEAGGYNQADAEGFIKLNALRLRILAERDKKRGKNE from the coding sequence GTGACGAAAAGCGGCGTGAAAAAGGTTGTGCTCGCCTATTCCGGCGGCCTCGACACCTCGATCATCCTCAAATGGCTCGAGGACACCTATGGCTGCGAGATCGTCACCTTCACGGCGGATCTCGGCCAAGGCGAGGAGCTGGCGCCGGCGCGCGAGAAAGCGCTGAAGATGGGCGTGAAGCCCGACAACATTTTCATCGACGATCTCCGCGAAGAGTTCGTGCGCGACTTCGTCTTCCCGATGTTCCGCGCCAACACGCTCTATGAGGGCCAGTATCTGCTCGGCACCTCGATCGCGCGGCCGCTGATCGCCAAGCGCCAGATCGAGATCGCCAACATGGTCGGCGCCGATGCGGTCTGTCACGGCGCAACGGGGAAGGGCAACGACCAAGTCCGCTTCGAGGTTAGCTACTACGCTTTGAAGCCGGACGTGAAGGTGATCGCGCCGTGGCGAGAGTGGGAGTTCGAGGGCCGCCCCGATCTGATCGCCTACGCCAAGAAGCACGGCATCCAGATCGCGCAAGGCAAGGAGCAAGCCGCGCCGTTCTCGATCGACGCCAACTTGCTGCATACCTCGAGCGAAGGCTTGGCGTTGGAAGATCCTGACGTCGAGGTGCCGGACATTGTCTCCAAGCGCGGCGATCGCCGCACCATCACGCCGGAAGAGGCGCCGGATCAGGCCGAGACAGTGACGCTGAGCTTCGAGCGCGGCGATCTCGTCGCCATCAACGGCAAGCCGATGAAGGCGCACGAGCTGCTCGCGGAACTCAACCGCCTCGGCTCGAAGCACGGCATTGGCGGGCTCGATCTGGTTGAGAACCGTTATGTCGGCATGAAGTCGCGCGGCTATTACGAAACGCCGGGCGGCACCATCCTGTGGTACGGACACCGCGCCATCGAACAGATCACGCTCGATCGCGGCGCAGCACACCTCAAAGACGAGCTGATGCCGCGCTACGCGTCGCTCATCTATAACGGCTTCTGGTGGACGCCCGAACGCGTGATGCTGCAAGCCGCGATCGATGCGAGCCAAGGCAGTGTCGCGGGCGACGTGAAACTGAAGCTCTACAAAGGCGGCGTCCGCACCATCGGCCGCTCCTCGCCATACTCGCTCTACTCCAAAGCGCTGGTCGGCTTCGACGAAGCCGGCGGCTACAACCAAGCCGACGCCGAAGGCTTCATCAAGCTCAATGCGCTGCGGCTGCGGATCCTTGCGGAGCGCGACAAGAAACGCGGCAAGAACGAGTAG
- a CDS encoding KTSC domain-containing protein gives MPRSSLIQRAIYDGAKRTLAVTFTTGRTYLYFDIPADIYSEFVTAPSQGQFFNWRIRDQYEFRELD, from the coding sequence ATGCCGCGATCCAGCCTCATCCAACGCGCCATCTATGACGGCGCCAAGCGAACGCTGGCGGTGACCTTCACCACCGGCCGCACCTATCTCTATTTCGACATTCCGGCCGATATCTATTCGGAGTTCGTCACCGCGCCGTCGCAAGGCCAGTTCTTCAACTGGCGCATCCGCGATCAGTACGAATTTCGCGAGCTGGATTAA
- a CDS encoding PRC-barrel domain-containing protein, which translates to MPTATGHTTAIRAKKVIGTAVKDTSGEKIGTVEDLVLDKQNNAILFAVVGFGGVLKMGEKFHPLPWAVLNYDEDEDAYVVPYTKDELKSAPADTIGELTKNDGLAYRDQSFAFYKVDQYWT; encoded by the coding sequence ATGCCCACAGCCACCGGCCACACCACCGCCATTCGCGCCAAGAAAGTCATCGGCACCGCCGTGAAAGACACGAGCGGCGAAAAGATCGGCACCGTTGAAGACCTTGTGCTCGACAAGCAAAACAACGCCATCCTGTTCGCCGTCGTCGGTTTCGGCGGCGTGCTGAAGATGGGCGAGAAGTTTCACCCGCTGCCGTGGGCGGTGTTAAATTACGACGAGGACGAGGACGCGTATGTCGTCCCGTACACCAAGGACGAATTGAAATCGGCGCCGGCCGACACGATCGGCGAACTCACCAAGAATGACGGCCTTGCGTATCGCGATCAAAGCTTCGCGTTCTACAAGGTCGATCAGTACTGGACCTAA
- a CDS encoding TraB/GumN family protein gives MRALLAALLAATAWALAACSPPAEPAMWRIADEDSEIWLFGSVHLLPEEVKWDGPRWQAAFANAEEFVTETDTSAEASAAFPQLAAQYGTLPEGQRLSDLMNADDRARLGRAAALSGLNPAALEGLRPWLAALQLSYGYAQRAGHHSELGVEGVLARRARAEGKWLSFFETPEEQVRILADLAPADEARFLSITLRQIEEEADTMRVLDRAWARGDVATLDRALSQEWTEGGAAVHEAVILRRNRAWADEIERRLQGSGRIFIAVGAAHLIGDDSVVDLLRTRGVEVEGP, from the coding sequence ATGCGCGCCCTCCTTGCCGCCCTGCTCGCCGCGACCGCGTGGGCGCTCGCCGCCTGCAGTCCGCCAGCCGAACCGGCGATGTGGCGGATCGCGGATGAGGACAGCGAAATCTGGCTGTTCGGTTCGGTGCATTTGCTGCCCGAAGAGGTGAAGTGGGACGGACCGCGCTGGCAGGCGGCGTTCGCGAACGCTGAAGAGTTTGTCACCGAGACCGACACCAGCGCGGAAGCCAGCGCCGCCTTTCCACAACTCGCGGCGCAGTATGGGACGTTGCCGGAGGGACAACGCCTCTCCGACCTGATGAATGCCGACGACCGCGCGAGACTAGGACGAGCGGCGGCGTTGTCGGGACTAAATCCCGCCGCACTTGAAGGATTGCGGCCATGGCTTGCGGCGCTGCAGCTTTCTTACGGCTATGCCCAGCGCGCCGGGCACCACTCCGAACTTGGCGTTGAGGGCGTACTCGCGCGCCGCGCGCGCGCCGAAGGCAAGTGGCTTTCGTTTTTCGAAACGCCGGAGGAGCAGGTGCGAATTTTGGCGGATTTGGCGCCAGCGGACGAAGCGCGCTTTCTCTCCATCACGTTGCGCCAGATCGAGGAAGAAGCGGACACGATGCGCGTACTGGATCGCGCGTGGGCGCGCGGCGATGTTGCCACGCTCGACCGCGCGCTGTCGCAAGAATGGACCGAAGGCGGCGCGGCGGTGCACGAGGCAGTCATCCTACGCCGCAACCGCGCTTGGGCTGACGAAATCGAGCGACGCCTACAGGGTTCGGGCCGCATCTTCATCGCAGTGGGCGCGGCGCATTTGATCGGCGACGATAGTGTCGTCGATCTTTTGCGCACGCGCGGCGTCGAGGTCGAAGGTCCCTAG
- a CDS encoding oxygenase MpaB family protein, whose product MARLPAPLQQRLEDAARGYFDTPGHRIDFTEPQGAAALFAPTSVAWRVMKNPVALAIGGVAAVILELAEPRVRTGVWEHTTFRTDPVARMRRTGMAAMVTVYGPADAARAMIAGVVRAHGRVEGVTPAGAPYRANDEELLNWVNATAGYGFFEAYHRFVRPLSSREMDQVYAEGEEAAALYGAHGAPKSAAEMAALFAAMRPKLERSEIVLDFLEIARNAPLLPSRSVQRLMVRAAVELTPDWARSILGLGSGFGLRPGGESALRALGAASDHIVLESAPPSRACTRLELPADYLYR is encoded by the coding sequence ATGGCCCGCCTGCCCGCGCCTCTGCAACAGCGCCTCGAAGACGCCGCGCGCGGCTATTTCGACACGCCCGGTCACCGGATCGACTTTACAGAGCCGCAAGGCGCAGCGGCGCTATTCGCGCCGACCTCTGTGGCATGGCGCGTGATGAAGAACCCGGTGGCGTTGGCCATCGGCGGCGTCGCGGCCGTGATCCTGGAACTGGCGGAGCCGCGCGTCCGCACCGGCGTGTGGGAGCACACCACGTTTCGCACCGACCCGGTGGCGCGGATGCGCCGCACCGGCATGGCGGCGATGGTGACGGTGTATGGCCCCGCCGACGCCGCGCGGGCGATGATCGCGGGCGTGGTGCGTGCGCATGGACGCGTTGAGGGCGTGACGCCGGCGGGCGCGCCCTATCGGGCCAATGACGAAGAGCTGCTAAACTGGGTCAACGCAACCGCAGGCTACGGCTTCTTCGAAGCGTACCACCGCTTCGTGCGGCCGTTGTCATCGCGCGAAATGGATCAGGTCTACGCCGAGGGGGAGGAAGCGGCGGCGCTCTATGGCGCGCACGGGGCGCCGAAGTCGGCTGCGGAGATGGCGGCGCTGTTCGCCGCGATGCGTCCAAAGCTGGAGCGATCAGAGATCGTGCTGGATTTTCTGGAGATCGCGCGCAACGCGCCGCTGCTGCCGTCACGCTCGGTGCAGCGGCTGATGGTGCGCGCGGCGGTGGAGCTCACGCCGGACTGGGCGCGCAGCATTCTGGGATTGGGCTCAGGCTTTGGCTTACGTCCTGGCGGCGAAAGCGCACTGCGTGCACTCGGCGCGGCGTCGGATCACATCGTGCTCGAAAGCGCACCGCCGTCGCGGGCGTGCACGCGGCTGGAGCTGCCGGCGGATTATTTGTACCGCTAG
- a CDS encoding Usg family protein has protein sequence METDELSLRLKGWRLATAEVLYYMPDHPSLLQSFMWQTLDLAPQYPRIHRFLNFWRSEIDAVIHSVRLATGEHLAPARIQTADVILHH, from the coding sequence ATGGAGACAGACGAGCTCTCACTCCGCTTGAAAGGCTGGCGCTTAGCCACCGCCGAAGTGCTTTACTACATGCCTGACCACCCCTCGCTGCTGCAGAGCTTCATGTGGCAGACGCTCGACCTGGCGCCCCAATACCCGCGCATCCACCGTTTCCTGAATTTCTGGCGCAGTGAGATCGATGCCGTGATCCATTCCGTCCGCCTGGCCACCGGCGAGCATCTGGCGCCGGCCCGCATCCAGACGGCCGATGTGATCCTGCATCACTAG
- a CDS encoding SMI1/KNR4 family protein, with protein MAFDLDRFNAAWRRYTEALTKQHPAFMSYFATGATLAQIAETERTIGSVLPPDVRHLLSLHNGAEAQVLPGWELFSTERIVREWRIWEELRREEFKPDGLTCDPEGPIHGDEWWRLTWIPITGDGGGNHLCADMEPAAGGNVGQIITMWHDDSVRGLIAPSLTEFIEMIAAKVESGAMTWDDEWGGVYEPAGYG; from the coding sequence ATGGCTTTCGATCTGGATCGCTTCAACGCAGCATGGCGGCGCTATACCGAGGCGCTGACCAAGCAGCATCCAGCCTTCATGAGCTACTTCGCGACGGGCGCAACGCTGGCTCAGATTGCCGAAACAGAACGGACGATCGGCTCTGTCCTGCCGCCGGACGTGCGCCACCTGCTCAGCCTACACAACGGCGCCGAGGCGCAAGTGCTGCCGGGCTGGGAGTTGTTCTCGACTGAACGGATCGTCCGCGAATGGCGCATCTGGGAAGAGCTCCGACGCGAAGAATTCAAGCCCGACGGGCTCACGTGCGACCCAGAAGGGCCGATTCACGGCGACGAATGGTGGCGGCTCACATGGATTCCCATCACTGGCGATGGCGGTGGCAATCACCTGTGCGCTGACATGGAGCCGGCGGCTGGTGGAAACGTCGGCCAGATCATCACGATGTGGCACGACGATTCCGTTCGCGGCCTGATCGCGCCTTCGCTCACAGAATTCATCGAGATGATCGCCGCCAAAGTCGAAAGCGGCGCGATGACGTGGGACGACGAGTGGGGCGGCGTCTACGAGCCCGCTGGCTACGGCTGA
- a CDS encoding CC0125/CC1285 family lipoprotein, whose product MRTLLLALATGLLAACATATPYQAANTDRYGFQEQRIENNRVRITFRGNTLTDRETVETYLLYRAAEVTLESGNDYFIVANRATDEDTRVRRDPFPSRFAYDYWYFSPRRGWSPWYDPFWDEPASYREVNRYEAVAEIAMFDGAKPANDPDAFDAREVQANLQGRVVRPPAPAG is encoded by the coding sequence ATGAGAACCCTTTTGCTTGCGCTGGCCACGGGGCTGTTGGCGGCCTGCGCAACGGCGACCCCGTACCAGGCGGCCAATACCGACCGATACGGCTTCCAAGAACAGCGCATCGAGAACAACCGCGTCCGCATCACCTTCCGCGGCAACACGCTGACGGACCGTGAGACGGTCGAGACCTATCTGCTCTACCGCGCCGCCGAAGTGACGCTGGAAAGCGGCAACGACTATTTCATCGTCGCCAACCGCGCGACCGACGAGGACACCCGCGTGCGCCGCGACCCGTTCCCGTCTCGCTTCGCCTACGACTATTGGTACTTCTCGCCCCGGCGCGGCTGGAGCCCCTGGTACGATCCGTTCTGGGATGAGCCGGCGAGCTATCGCGAAGTGAACCGGTACGAAGCCGTGGCCGAGATCGCGATGTTTGACGGCGCCAAGCCCGCGAACGATCCGGACGCCTTCGATGCGCGAGAGGTGCAGGCCAACCTGCAAGGCCGTGTCGTTCGCCCGCCGGCGCCGGCAGGCTAG